From Pan troglodytes isolate AG18354 chromosome 11, NHGRI_mPanTro3-v2.0_pri, whole genome shotgun sequence, the proteins below share one genomic window:
- the PTRH1 gene encoding peptidyl-tRNA hydrolase isoform X5, protein MTSGGGVGVNGGSMRPGGFLGAGQRLSRAMSRCVLEPRPPGKRWMVAGLGNPGLPGTRHSVGMAVLGQLARRLGVAESWTRDRHCAADLALAPLGDAQLVLLRPRRLMNANGRSVARAGNAKAAGWYRAPGAP, encoded by the exons ATGACGTCAGGGGGCGGTGTCGGAGTGAATGGGGGCAGCATGAGGCCGGGCGGCTTTTTGGGCGCCGGACAGCGGCTGAGTAGAGCCATGAGCCGATGTGTTTTGGAGCCTCGGCCCCCGGGGAAGCGGTGGATG GTGGCTGGCCTGGGGAATCCCGGACTGCCCGGCACGCGACACAGCGTGGGCATGGCGGTGCTGGGGCAGCTGGCGCGGCGGCTGGGTGTGGCGGAGAGTTGGACGCGCGACCGGCACTGTGCCGCCGACCTCGCCCTGGCCCCGCTGGGGGATGCCCAACTGGTCCTGCTCCGGCCACGGCGGCTTATGAACGCCAACGGGCGCAGCGTGGCCCGGGCTG GCAATGCCAAGGCTGCGGGTTGGTATCGGGCGCCCGGCGCACCCTGA
- the PTRH1 gene encoding peptidyl-tRNA hydrolase isoform X4, which yields MTSGGGVGVNGGSMRPGGFLGAGQRLSRAMSRCVLEPRPPGKRWMVAGLGNPGLPGTRHSVGMAVLGQLARRLGVAESWTRDRHCAADLALAPLGDAQLVLLRPRRLMNANGRSVARAGATMESVPALAASTPMQCQGCGLVSGARRTLRRFRPMCWAASPLLSRSCCLCCWIEPPT from the exons ATGACGTCAGGGGGCGGTGTCGGAGTGAATGGGGGCAGCATGAGGCCGGGCGGCTTTTTGGGCGCCGGACAGCGGCTGAGTAGAGCCATGAGCCGATGTGTTTTGGAGCCTCGGCCCCCGGGGAAGCGGTGGATG GTGGCTGGCCTGGGGAATCCCGGACTGCCCGGCACGCGACACAGCGTGGGCATGGCGGTGCTGGGGCAGCTGGCGCGGCGGCTGGGTGTGGCGGAGAGTTGGACGCGCGACCGGCACTGTGCCGCCGACCTCGCCCTGGCCCCGCTGGGGGATGCCCAACTGGTCCTGCTCCGGCCACGGCGGCTTATGAACGCCAACGGGCGCAGCGTGGCCCGGGCTG GGGCCACAATGGAGTCCGTTCCTGCATTAGCTGCCTCAACTCCAAT GCAATGCCAAGGCTGCGGGTTGGTATCGGGCGCCCGGCGCACCCTGAGGCGGTTCAGGCCCATGTGCTGGGCTGCTTCTCCCCTGCTGAGCAGGAGCTGCTGCCTCTGTTGCTGGATCGAGCCACCGACCTGA
- the PTRH1 gene encoding peptidyl-tRNA hydrolase isoform X2: MTSGGGVGVNGGSMRPGGFLGAGQRLSRAMSRCVLEPRPPGKRWMVAGLGNPGLPGTRHSVGMAVLGQLARRLGVAESWTRDRHCAADLALAPLGDAQLVLLRPRRLMNANGRSVARAAELFGLTAEEVYLVHDELDKPLGRLALKLGGSARGHNGVRSCISCLNSNAMPRLRVGIGRPAHPEAVQAHVLGCFSPAEQELLPLLLDRATDLILDHIRERSQGPSLGP, from the exons ATGACGTCAGGGGGCGGTGTCGGAGTGAATGGGGGCAGCATGAGGCCGGGCGGCTTTTTGGGCGCCGGACAGCGGCTGAGTAGAGCCATGAGCCGATGTGTTTTGGAGCCTCGGCCCCCGGGGAAGCGGTGGATG GTGGCTGGCCTGGGGAATCCCGGACTGCCCGGCACGCGACACAGCGTGGGCATGGCGGTGCTGGGGCAGCTGGCGCGGCGGCTGGGTGTGGCGGAGAGTTGGACGCGCGACCGGCACTGTGCCGCCGACCTCGCCCTGGCCCCGCTGGGGGATGCCCAACTGGTCCTGCTCCGGCCACGGCGGCTTATGAACGCCAACGGGCGCAGCGTGGCCCGGGCTG CGGAGCTGTTTGGGCTGACTGCCGAGGAAGTCTACCTGGTGCATGATGAGCTGGACAAGCCCCTGGGGAGACTGGCTCTGAAGCTGGGGGGCAGTGCCAG GGGCCACAATGGAGTCCGTTCCTGCATTAGCTGCCTCAACTCCAAT GCAATGCCAAGGCTGCGGGTTGGTATCGGGCGCCCGGCGCACCCTGAGGCGGTTCAGGCCCATGTGCTGGGCTGCTTCTCCCCTGCTGAGCAGGAGCTGCTGCCTCTGTTGCTGGATCGAGCCACCGACCTGATCTTGGACCACATCCGTGAGCGAAGCCAGGGGCCCTCACTGGGGCCGTGA
- the PTRH1 gene encoding peptidyl-tRNA hydrolase isoform X3, protein MTSGGGVGVNGGSMRPGGFLGAGQRLSRAMSRCVLEPRPPGKRWMVSGVGRRRRGSRSLASVRPLCPGSRVPPNCCSVFLTGGWPGESRTARHATQRGHGGAGAAGAAAGCGGELDARPALCRRPRPGPAGGCPTGPAPATAAYERQRAQRGPGWQCQGCGLVSGARRTLRRFRPMCWAASPLLSRSCCLCCWIEPPT, encoded by the exons ATGACGTCAGGGGGCGGTGTCGGAGTGAATGGGGGCAGCATGAGGCCGGGCGGCTTTTTGGGCGCCGGACAGCGGCTGAGTAGAGCCATGAGCCGATGTGTTTTGGAGCCTCGGCCCCCGGGGAAGCGGTGGATGGTGAGTGGCGTGGGGCGGCGACGTAGGGGCTCCCGGTCCCTAGCTTCAGTTCGGCCATTATGTCCCGGGAGCCGAGTGCCCCCAAATTGCTGCTCTGTTTTCTTAACTG GTGGCTGGCCTGGGGAATCCCGGACTGCCCGGCACGCGACACAGCGTGGGCATGGCGGTGCTGGGGCAGCTGGCGCGGCGGCTGGGTGTGGCGGAGAGTTGGACGCGCGACCGGCACTGTGCCGCCGACCTCGCCCTGGCCCCGCTGGGGGATGCCCAACTGGTCCTGCTCCGGCCACGGCGGCTTATGAACGCCAACGGGCGCAGCGTGGCCCGGGCTG GCAATGCCAAGGCTGCGGGTTGGTATCGGGCGCCCGGCGCACCCTGAGGCGGTTCAGGCCCATGTGCTGGGCTGCTTCTCCCCTGCTGAGCAGGAGCTGCTGCCTCTGTTGCTGGATCGAGCCACCGACCTGA
- the PTRH1 gene encoding peptidyl-tRNA hydrolase isoform X6 encodes MTSGGGVGVNGGSMRPGGFLGAGQRLSRAMSRCVLEPRPPGKRWMVAGLGNPGLPGTRHSVGMAVLGQLARRLGVAESWTRDRHCAADLALAPLGDAQLVLLRPRRLMNANGRSVARAAELFGLTAEEVYLVHDELDKPLGRLALKLGGSARQCQGCGLVSGARRTLRRFRPMCWAASPLLSRSCCLCCWIEPPT; translated from the exons ATGACGTCAGGGGGCGGTGTCGGAGTGAATGGGGGCAGCATGAGGCCGGGCGGCTTTTTGGGCGCCGGACAGCGGCTGAGTAGAGCCATGAGCCGATGTGTTTTGGAGCCTCGGCCCCCGGGGAAGCGGTGGATG GTGGCTGGCCTGGGGAATCCCGGACTGCCCGGCACGCGACACAGCGTGGGCATGGCGGTGCTGGGGCAGCTGGCGCGGCGGCTGGGTGTGGCGGAGAGTTGGACGCGCGACCGGCACTGTGCCGCCGACCTCGCCCTGGCCCCGCTGGGGGATGCCCAACTGGTCCTGCTCCGGCCACGGCGGCTTATGAACGCCAACGGGCGCAGCGTGGCCCGGGCTG CGGAGCTGTTTGGGCTGACTGCCGAGGAAGTCTACCTGGTGCATGATGAGCTGGACAAGCCCCTGGGGAGACTGGCTCTGAAGCTGGGGGGCAGTGCCAG GCAATGCCAAGGCTGCGGGTTGGTATCGGGCGCCCGGCGCACCCTGAGGCGGTTCAGGCCCATGTGCTGGGCTGCTTCTCCCCTGCTGAGCAGGAGCTGCTGCCTCTGTTGCTGGATCGAGCCACCGACCTGA
- the PTRH1 gene encoding peptidyl-tRNA hydrolase isoform X1 translates to MTSGGGVGVNGGSMRPGGFLGAGQRLSRAMSRCVLEPRPPGKRWMVSGVGRRRRGSRSLASVRPLCPGSRVPPNCCSVFLTGGWPGESRTARHATQRGHGGAGAAGAAAGCGGELDARPALCRRPRPGPAGGCPTGPAPATAAYERQRAQRGPGWGHNGVRSCISCLNSNAMPRLRVGIGRPAHPEAVQAHVLGCFSPAEQELLPLLLDRATDLILDHIRERSQGPSLGP, encoded by the exons ATGACGTCAGGGGGCGGTGTCGGAGTGAATGGGGGCAGCATGAGGCCGGGCGGCTTTTTGGGCGCCGGACAGCGGCTGAGTAGAGCCATGAGCCGATGTGTTTTGGAGCCTCGGCCCCCGGGGAAGCGGTGGATGGTGAGTGGCGTGGGGCGGCGACGTAGGGGCTCCCGGTCCCTAGCTTCAGTTCGGCCATTATGTCCCGGGAGCCGAGTGCCCCCAAATTGCTGCTCTGTTTTCTTAACTG GTGGCTGGCCTGGGGAATCCCGGACTGCCCGGCACGCGACACAGCGTGGGCATGGCGGTGCTGGGGCAGCTGGCGCGGCGGCTGGGTGTGGCGGAGAGTTGGACGCGCGACCGGCACTGTGCCGCCGACCTCGCCCTGGCCCCGCTGGGGGATGCCCAACTGGTCCTGCTCCGGCCACGGCGGCTTATGAACGCCAACGGGCGCAGCGTGGCCCGGGCTG GGGCCACAATGGAGTCCGTTCCTGCATTAGCTGCCTCAACTCCAAT GCAATGCCAAGGCTGCGGGTTGGTATCGGGCGCCCGGCGCACCCTGAGGCGGTTCAGGCCCATGTGCTGGGCTGCTTCTCCCCTGCTGAGCAGGAGCTGCTGCCTCTGTTGCTGGATCGAGCCACCGACCTGATCTTGGACCACATCCGTGAGCGAAGCCAGGGGCCCTCACTGGGGCCGTGA